A single Rattus norvegicus strain BN/NHsdMcwi chromosome 5, GRCr8, whole genome shotgun sequence DNA region contains:
- the Ankrd65 gene encoding ankyrin repeat domain-containing protein 65: MDSSRLKQELQWMKLVWEETPADKTDRPLTPQGWSTLFQAVWWGAPSLVMQLLRQGASVEERDHTGRTPLHLAVMRGHAPLVRLLLQRGALAGAVDHTGRTPLHEAAWHGHSNVAELLLRRGASAAAPCSQTGLTPLHGAAALGRTLLVTCFTAAPDSVPDVKDIRGWTATHWAAACGQLPVLELLTAGGSVDLDGALLVSAVAGSASALRLLLTLGAKVDALDSTGATALGLAAGLGHHQEIEVLLGHGADPNIRDRNNRSALHRAASGGCLRAIQLLVAKGTDVDARDSLGLTPLHYAARGGHREVVSHLLDRGAHVDAAGWLHKTPLHLAVECGHTTILELLLSRGANPSLRTQWGEVAQIP, translated from the exons ATGGATTCCAGCAGGCTGAAGCAAGAACTACAGTGGATGAAGCTGGTCTGGGAGGAGACCCCagcagacaagacagacagacctctTACACCTCAGGGCTGGAGTACTTTGTTCCAGGCAGTGTGGTGGGGAGCTCCCAGCCTGGTGATGCAGCTGCTGAGGCAAGGTGCCAGTGTGGAGGAGAG GGATCACACAGGTAGGACTCCGCTCCATCTGGCTGTGATGCGAGGGCACGCACCATTGGTTCGCCTACTGTTGCAGCGGGGGGCCCTGGCAGGTGCAGTTGACCACACAGGGCGCACACCACTGCACGAGGCTGCCTGGCATGGGCACTCGAACGTGGCAGAACTATTGCTGCGACGCGGGGCTTCAGCAGCTGCTCCATGCTCTCAAACGGGCCTCACGCCCCTGCACGGGGCAGCTGCTCTGGGCCGCACGCTACTGGTTACATGCTTTACGGCGGCTCCAGATTCAGTCCCTGATGTGAAAGACATAAGAGGCTGGACTGCCACACACTGGGCAGCAGCTTGTGGGCAACTGCCGGTGCTGGAGCTACTGACTGCTGGAGGCAGTGTAGACCTGGACGGCGCTCTGCTGGTGTCAGCGGTAGCTGGAAGTGCGTCAGCGTTGCGGCTTCTCCTGACACTGGGGGCAAAGGTGGACGCCCTGGACAGTACAGGAGCCACCGCACTTGGCCTGGCAGCTGGCTTAGGCCACCACCAA gaAATTGAGGTGCTGCTGGGCCATGGGGCAGACCCAAATATCAGGGACAGGAACAACCGCTCTGCACTCCACAGGGCTGCCAGTGGTGGCTGTCTACGTGCTATACAGCTGCTGGTGGCTAAGGGCACCGACGTAGATGCTCGAGACTCTCTGGGcctcacacctctgcactatgCTGCTCGGGGAGGCCACAGAGAAGTTGTCAGCCATCTCCTGGACAGGGGTGCGCACGTCGATGCTGCTGGTTGGCTCCACAAGACCCCTCTGCATCTTGCTGTAGAATGTGGCCATACCACCATTCTGGAGCTTTTGCTGAGCCGAGGAGCCAACCCTTCCTTGAGGACACAATGGGGTGAAGTAGCCCAGATCCCATAG
- the Tmem88b gene encoding transmembrane protein 88B, translated as MSDQERETEEDEGVTSDTAPMLPRRRPTDYHISVLATQGLRTLMLSARALAGFLLHLLLPGTVFLLVLLPAAAVVYLGFLCHSRVHPAPGPRCRALLSDRGSAALIVFGFLSLPPLLVLASAARSLLVRRLHLVLPTPARTPDPRRLPRGSEDLADEEKHLCAWV; from the exons ATGAGTGATCAGGAAAGGGAGACAGAAGAGGATGAAGGCGTTACCTCAGACACGGCACCCATGCTACCCCGAAGAAGGCCTACCGATTACCACATCTCAGTCCTGGCCACCCAAGGCCTCAGGACCCTGATGCTGTCTGCCCGGGCCCTAGCTGGGTTCCTGCTTCATCTGCTGCTGCCTGGGACAGTCTTCCTGCTGGTATTGCTGCCAGCAGCTGCCGTTGTCTACCTGGGATTCCTGTGCCACTCGAGG GTTCATCCAGCCCCGGGTCCACGTTGCAGAGCGCTGCTCTCAGACCGTGGCTCCGCGGCGCTCATAGTGTTCGGATTCCTCTCTCTGCCGCCGCTTCTGGTGCTCGCCTCCGCCGCCCGCTCCCTCCTGGTCCGGCGACTACACCTTGTACTGCCTACCCCCGCGAGGACCCCCGACCCGCGCCGCCTGCCCAGAGGCAGCGAAGATCTGGCGGACGAGGAGAAACACCTTTGTGCTTGGGTCTGA